Within Corvus cornix cornix isolate S_Up_H32 chromosome Z, ASM73873v5, whole genome shotgun sequence, the genomic segment ctccacagcagctattccaaaGGCCTACCTGAGTCACTTACGGTCTTTGAAATACCCATTCTGGAGAaagtctatgcccagaatacatGGGGCCCCTGGGCCAGTCACAAAAGGAGGTTTCTTCCAGTGTTTTCCAGTTAGGCTCACATCAGCTTCAAGCAGTGTCAACTGCTGTGATCCACCTGTTAGTCCAGAAATAGAGATCAGTTCTGCTCCAACGTGTCTTGACGGAATCAAGGTGCATTGTGTGCCCGTGTCAACCAAGGCTTCATATTCCTGTGGttctgctgtgccaggccatcggGCCCACACTGTCCAAAAGACGCGATTTTCCCTggcctctacctggctagaggcagggcccctctagtCCTGGTTATCATTCGAAACTCGAGCTACTTCTCTTCTGGTGGAACTCCCTCTCTCAGCATTACCATCCTTCAATTCACGCACCCATGCCTCCAGGACAGAAGTTGGTTTTCCATCCCTCATTCCATGTTTTCCCCACTGTCACACAGGAAGAACCATAGGTCAGTTCTGTCTGCTTCTGGTAACAGGGCCTCTGGTCTGCACTGATGTGATTTGGAGAAGGCCCTctttcagctccttcctgagtTTCTGATGAGTCTTGTCCATTCTATCTTCCATCTTCTATATGGTCTCTGACAGACtcctttccacagctgcaaTTCTTGCTTGTGTTGGGCCGTGCACAGTGTCTGCATACGCCCGGAGCCTCCTCACCATAGAACTCACTGTCTCATCCCTGTCATTCTATGTCATCATTGCCAAAGCAGGGGCGTATTCTGGTGGTGTGTGTTCTGCAAGTTTCAGCCACATCACCAGTGTACATTTTACCATGTCAGGGCTCCTAATTGCTTGGTCACCTGAGAATGTGATCTTTATCACTGCCAGTTCTCTCAGGCATTGAATCCCTTGTTCCATGGTTTTCCAGGGGtttagctgcagctggagatctTCTCGGCACAGGTGTCCTTCCTTCACACTTCTTAAGAGCTGTGTCCAGAGACTGAGAGCTTCAGGCCCCCTTGTCATCCCTTGGTCAATACTTAAATCACGTTACAGGGATCCCAAATGGCTTGCTTCAGTGCCATCCAGAATTGTACCAttgcctgcagcatcccagattCGGACCATCCAACTTAATATAGTTTCATCAGGCTGTTGGGTGTAATCCTTCCTCAGGGTACAAAGACTCTCTATGGACAGGGACTCAGTGATGATTTCAGGTTCCAAttcctctgctggctgtgaagGTCCTGGCTGCCCATCATCATCCACTGGGCAAACggatttggttttgtgtttctttctctggacAGGGGCAATTGTTATTGGTTTAGGCTCCCCATCTGCTTTAGCTGCAGCCAGAGTGATTGGGGTGTCTGCTGGCTTATTatcctgctcctctggctgcatCTTCTGCCCTACATTATCTAGCAGCGTGTGGTAAGCGTTAGCCAGGACCCAGCACATGGCaatgagctttttcttttcatcagtgttgttattgcagttttccttcagaTACTTCCCCACCTCAGCTGGATTCTGAATTTGTTCGGGGGGAAGTTCCAGGCTACTGGGtcagaaaactgcttcagggTCTGGCCTATGTCCTCCCATACCCCACATCACTTAGGATTTTCCACAACTGGGACAGGTGTCTGCGCAACGCCTCTGGAAATCTCGGCCCTTATTTTAGACAAGCTGGAGACCACATAGAGAAACCCTGCTAGATAACATAATAAGAAAATGGTATCTTTGACATCCAGGGGAAACTGGACACTTTCAAAAGGTGACGTGCCAGACctgaaagggaagagggagatgAAGGGCTGGGAATTATCATCTCCTGCTTTACCCCTAACAAACTGGGTGTAATTGCTAATACATTCCAAAAGGAAACTACCAAGACCAGAATGGAAAAACAACATGACATACACATTCTCAATGGTTTTCATTATGTCAACCAAACTTTGAGAAATCACTAACACCAGGCATATCAAAATGGCAGTCCTGATTCTTATTCCTGACTTATAAAAAGTGTAAGCCAGGGACCTGACTGCCCACAGCTGTGGACATGTACTTATGGCTAAGTTCCACAGAAAAACTATTAAATCAAACAGCATGGTCTTACTGCTGTACCTCAAGACAAAATGCTTCAACCCaaaatgttggggttttcttccaCTTTCACATGCCCCTTAAGTTGGGCATGTAttggttttggagacaaaacttcaggaggaaacactctggaatgaTGTCTCCTCTGATTTTGCCACGTTTTACAAGCTTACCTGAATGCACACCATGGACATGGTTCTCAGTAATTTATAAAAGGGGGAAACAGTTGCCACAGCACTAGCAAGTGCTGTAGCTTTCTTCCTGCTCAGATAGCTCAGGCCATGGGAAATGCAAACTCCTAACTCTTGCTTCAGCTCCCATCTGATGTGCAGGCTGCAAACTGGGTGCCTTTCTCTTCAGGATAATCACAGGCTGCTTTGTATAAAAAAAAGTaccttgctgcagctgcctccttcACTAAGTACATGAAATTTTCAGTGTCCATGGGGATCATCTGTGAAACTGGGTAACAAAGGATTCCATGTAATTGCCTTTAGACACAAGAAGCGTGCATGGCATTTCTTGGTGGGAAAAGATTATGAGCAGAGTCTGTGTTTCTGTACATTACACTTGTCACGCTGCAGTAACAAAGacaatacattttaatgttATTGTAGAACACTTGCCACACAGAACAGAGGTCTCAGTGTTTCCCTCAAATTTCATTCTGAAGTATTGCTattctaaaaattattaaaattccCAGGTCATTAAAGCCATTGGTAAATTAATCACTGAGTCTATTGCACAGCCTGTTAGGAAGCCCAGAGGAAATAGGCAACTTCGTCCAGGTCAACAGGATAGTCAGTGAGTAGCACCGGGGTCTTCTCAAACAGCTCCCCCTTGTAGCTGCGCCATTTGCCCGCTGGCAGGTAGACATCCCGCTCCTGCTTGCCCATCTCCAGCACCGGGGCCACCATGAGGGTGTCCCCGATGAGGAACTGGGAGTCAATCCGGTGAGTGGCCTCGTCACGGGGGGAGATCCACCAGATGGGACGGATGATGGGGTCGCCCGTGTCAGTGACCTCCCccgccagctccagcagcagcggGGCCACCAGTGACTCATGGAGCTCTGTGAACTTCTGCGCAATCTCCACCACCTCCTTGTCGTAGAGCCAAGGCGGGATGGAGAACTGCATGGAGGGCATGAAGGCCGACAGCTCCAGCCAGCGCACGTACAGCTCCCGGTCAGGGATCTCCACTGCCCTCTCCGTTTTGTCAGGGAGAAAGTTTCCTCCAATCATATCCGGCAGCACAAATGGGTACCCCAGCATGCTGATGGTGAGCACAGTGGGGATGAGGGACTTGAGGCCCAACTCATAGCCCCAGACAGAGTCACGGTCGATGATGCGGAAGAAGCAGGAGATGTTCTGTGACTGGTATCCCACTCGCACCTCAGCCAGCTCGTAGAAGGGGATGGCCATCTCTGTGTAGCGCCGGGACCAGATGCTGGGGTCCGACAGCGGGCGGAAGGTGCTGAACTGCTTGGGCAGGTAGCTGGTCTCACCCGCATCGAACTTGAAGGAGGAGATGCCGTACTTGTGCCGGAGTTGGCGCAGGTGGCTCTGGAACCAGTCCCGGGCTGCTGGGTTGGTGAAGTCCAGGATGGCCCCAATGCCGTTCCACCACTCCACCATGGCCGGCAGCCGCCCTGACGGCTCCTTGATAAACAGCTGACGCTCAATCCCCACACCAAAATTGGAGGAATTGTAGTTTATGAAAGGATGAGTCCACAGAGTGACCTTAAACCCATCTTCTCTCAGCTTTGCAAACATCTCTGTTACGTTGGGGAACTTGACAGGGTCAAAGTCAAAGTCCCCATAGGCTTGCGTATACATGTCATCAATCTCAATGTGGCTGCAGTTAAAATGGTACTTCTTAATGTCTCTTGCAAAATTCAGAACTTTATCCTGGTCAATATCTTTCTTGTAGAGTGCCCAGGTGGACCATATGGGGTATCGGAAGGCGTTCTCAGCAGGGATCTTGGAGGGCTTGTTGAAGTACCTGCGCACCATGTACTTGTGGATGGAGGTGACGTCGGAGCCCACGCAGACGCGGTAGCTGAGCTCGGGGAAGGGCTGCTGGCCCAGTGGGGGCTTGTAGGGCGAGTCCTTGTAGCGGGCCTGGAAGAAGAGAGTGCGCTCAGTGGCGTTGAAGCCCAAGTGGAAGGGCACGGAGTCGTTGATCTTGATGGCCGCCGCCTTGGAGGAGAGCCAGTAGCGCTCCAGGATGCCGCCAAAGCTGTCGCGGAAGGAGTAGACGTCGCTGGTCACGTAGGGCACGGGCTCCTGGTAGCCGGCCAGGCGGATGGGCCAGTGCTGGGTGCTCATCTCCGAGCCCCCGTACCAGTGGGCATCCTCCCAGAACATGGTGTGCTCCACGGCCGGGCcggcctccagctcctcccagcgCACACGGTAGCACATCACCGTGTCCTTGGGTTTCACCGTCTGGATGAAGAAGTTGAGCGGCCCCCGGCTCGAGCGCGAGCAGCTCAGGATCTCGCCCTCCTTGGAGCACGACTCCAGGTCCAGGCTGCCCGAGCGGAAGGCCAGCCGGAACACCACCTCCCCATGCTGGTTGCGGATGATGAAGCCGTCCGCCCGCAGGTCCATCAGCTCCGTCTTGAGCCGCTCCGCCTTCCGCAGGGACACCGTGTAGTAGCACCAGGCCACCACTGCGGCAATGAACAGGATGAGGCCCAGCAAGATGGCACCCAACATGGGCCTCAGCTCCTTGGAGGGCTTCTGCTTCACCAGTGTGACATTTTCAGGCAAGGGCCTTTCTTTGGCATCCCCCTTTGGAACGTTTCCATGTTTTCCCGAGCGGTGGGTAATCTGACTGTCCATTATTCCTTTGCAGCCTCAACACCTGATTAGAAATTTTGCTGCTGACTCCAGCCAGTGAAGAGAAAATCCAAGATGCTGTATGAAGCTGTTTCTTTCACAGTGTCCTTTCCAAAGCTTGGCTGCTCACACCTGCAATATTATTTCATAAAACAGAGAGTTATAAACACCAAGAAAACCCAATTAAATCTTGCTGAGgactgcagctcctctgctccgtctgcagctcagcctccctgccctgtggctCTGGCTCACTTTGCTCTGCAGTGGCAGCCTGCTTACTGGCAGCTGGGTTGAGCTTTTTTGGAGCATGTCTGTGCCAGGATTCCTATGACTCTCACTTGGCTGCAGCCTCACTCCATCCCACAGAGCAAGGATGAAGGGATGAAAGTTAGACCAGAGCCTGGAGGAAAATGgggcctggggagggggctggtACCTGATCACACAAGCTGGACATCACAGGCTGATCTGTGTTTACATTGAGTCCTGCTGGATTTCCTTTCCTGCCCACAACCTCTCTGTATTaaacacaggcagagaaatgctGCACTGAAGTCTCCAGGCtccacctgctgctccccatcACCCACCCAGGGATGCAGATGGTGAGAGATGTTTTATCTCCCTGCACTTTGCTCCTTTCCTGAGCTGCATGGGGATGTGGGGGTGTGGGGAcgtgtttctcttttcctttccactgcCTGCCCTGCTACCTATTCCAAAGCCATCACCCCAGGAAAGCCCCTCTGGCCCTGGCAGGGGAAAAGGGAATCTTCCACTACGTCTCTGTCTCTGTTTTCTTATTATCATTCAGTTCTCCTAATTTATTACAACTCTGTATGTCCTGGGCTTATGCCAGGCAATATGCTACACTGCAGTGAGGGTGGAAGATGTTTTGGTACAGAGTATGAGGATAGGTGTATTAAACTGAAGTTGTTGCAAGACCAGGACTACATCAAAACCTTGTTTTGCTGAGAAATGCACAGAAGGTGACATGTTCCAGCTGCATCAAGCATCACCAAGCCAGCTaatgcagcacagctgagcatcTACTGCCAACAAAAACACAGGCAGCAGTAACTGAGGCTGGTGGCTCAAGGCAGTGTATTCTGTGCAACCAAGCTTGTGGGTCCCCTGGCCCCTTCAGGGGTCTGTGGGATCTGACAGGAAAATGTGCAGGAGCAGCCTATatggagagggggaaaaggagcCAGCTTGCTCATGTGAGCTGTGCCCAGCAATACATGGCTGGGTGTATTTACCCGTGTCACCATGACATTGGGATCTAAATATACAGAGATGATAAGCCACCCAGGGAGCCATTAAAAATGCCAGAGGTCACCACGTTTTGGATCGATCACAGCAGATCCCAAACCACCCAAATCAACTGCCTGGTTAGTTTTTGAAGTGCATTCTTGGGATGAGCGAGACTTAGTTGAGAAAAACAGCTGGAGCGGATAAAAGTGTTCCAAGGCAAGACCTGGCCGGGGAGGGAGTAAAAAAAGGACAGTTATTGCTGCCCCAAAGAGACGGTGATCCAGGACAGGCGTGGTTTAGGGGAGCAGGTTGGATTACATGTGCTCAGGGCACTCTGCCAGCCTCAAAGTGCTCAGACCTGGCAGCCTCCCAGTGCTGGCGtggctcctggcacagctttgcagCTCCAGCCCGGGTTGTTTCCAGTGAAACCCTTGTGTTTTtgcaaaacaacattttcacTTTGAAGGTGTTATTATGTGCTGTGTAAGTCCTCAGTTGCTGGCTTCAGagctttcctcctcttcttccttcctcctttcaccctcccagccagcttGAAGATAGGACTCTCCTTTAAGACAAGTTGCACCATTTTCCAGGGTGAAAAAATAAGGAATGGAAAGAGAGgggtttcttctttcttttttcttctttgttttcttttttcttctttgttttcttttttcttttcttttctttttccttttctttttccttttgagtttCTTGAAGCTGCACTCCCATCCTTTAAGATTTATGTCTCCTGAACGCATTAAACATCTGCTGGCCTAGCTGGCAGCCTGAGTGATGCCCAGGGGTGATGAGAAGGACTTTTGCTTAGGGATGCACAGAGGTGACCCAGAGCCCAGATCCAGCCCTATCCTTGCTCCATCCATGGGGTTATGGCATCGCAGAATTCCTTACCTGTGAATATTTAACTGATCCTTGCAAAGCCTTTCTGCTCTGGTGAGTGCTTTATTAACCCACCCAGAGTGCAAGTGCTCCCAAGCCAGGGTGGGATGAATTCTCCCATAGTGCCCTGGAAGCCAGATGTTCCAGGGATACAGGCACTGCTGTGTTATATTTGGGCTGCTTTATCAGGTGCTAATCAGGTATGGATCTGGGCCTGTCCGTCCCCCAGGCTGGAAGAAGGCAGGATTCCTCACCCCAAGGATCTTAGCAGGACTTAGCATGCACAGATTAAACATTGACATATCCAGCACTGTGATAAGCAGAAATGAGCCAGGACTTTAGACCCTCTTATAGCTAAACAGGAGCTTCAAGGGTTTCAAGTGACGAAACACATATCAGCCAGCTCGAATGGCAGCTACACACCTAAACCCCTTAGTACATCTACCCTCAGAGTCTCCTTCCCCCAGATCAAATTTATCCCCAGAACCTCCCCATGTCTCTTGGCACCTGTGTCAGGAGTTTGTCAGGCCTTCACTCAGGTTCCAGCTATGTGATTCCTGAATCCTCAGATTTTCACCATTCTAAGACCCTGAGGCTGGCTCAGTTGGTGCTAATAGCACCAAGGTcatgggtttgatccctgtatgggccatttGCTTAAAAGTTGGACTTAaggatgatccttgtgggtcccctccaactcagaatattctgtgattctgcataTGTTTGCCTTCCTGATGGTTCAGGGAGAGCATCACTctttaaaaaacccatcaagaaataattcttcttttaaatagaGGGATAGTTTTCTATATTGAAGTTCCTTTTATTACAGGTTATCAAATACTTAGTCGGTATCAGGTGCTTGTAGGGAGAGTATACAACATGTCCTAGCAGAAAGAGCCGTAGGGAGCTAAACATAATAAGCCACAAACAAACTACTGCCTTGTCAAATGCTGCAAGAACTGATTAATCATTTACCAAGCCCTTTTAGACTGTTTAAAATGGACCTTTTTAGCAGAAAAGTCATGCAAAGTAGAAAGCAGTACCCATTAGCTCTCATTTCCCGCAGCAGCTTGGCAAATATGGGTGGTGTATGGGGGATTTATTGCTACAAGGGACCTGGAGGAGGTTTGCTCACCATTTTTTCTGTGCATATAGATGATGCGAGAAAAGAGGTAtctgctgtctctgcagctgaggagggagAGCCAAGGTTATCGCATCAGCTGCCACAGATTAGCTACAAACCCAACAAGGCTTAACACAAGGTGGAAATGGCTCGGGAATGGATGCAGAGGGTGAAATGACATTGCCAAAGATGCTCTGCAGGCCATGTGGTGCAGGTAAGGGCACCAATGTCTCTGCTATCACCACACAGCACTTACAGAACACCTGGAGCAGCACGAGGAGGTGGAGAGCAAGGACACAGTCAGAGTCCGTCCCTCAGAGGGGTGCAGGATCCTGCTCCACCTGGAAATACACTCATTTGTGTCCTTAAGCAGGGACAATACCAGCCCTAGCGCTGAGTGCACCCCTCACCCCAGGTGTGGGCTTTTAGAAATTCCTGATAGCTCCAGTGAGGGCAACAGTGATGGCTGGCCTCACTGCTTCAACCCTTGGCCCCTGGGGATCTAACATGGATCACTGGGTTGAAGCATCAGTTTGGTTTATATTAACTCCGTATCAGCAGCAGAGTGGGACCTGCTGGGAGGCCTGTGTCTGTATCTTGCAGGGATGCACCAGCAACATGGAGAGACCTTCACCAGCTCACACCACCAGACAACTCTGAGCAGGCTTATTTCCGGAAACCATCCTGATTTGAGGGGCTCTTCCCTACTCCCCAGGGCTCCTGATGCCTGGAGGGTTTTTAGCTCACCTCAGCTGTGAAGGTGGCTGCACAGAAACTGCCTGTACAGAGTACGGCTGCAAAGGTGATTGCCCACTGCAAGCCTGACAGTGTCATAAGCCCCCTGGAGCCTTGCAAATCCAGCTCGGGTCTAGAGGAGGAATATTACCTGAGGTTTTTCCTAATCCAGAGGATTCCAGTCCCTCagtactggggaaaaaaggtagtGTTTACTCCATAGGTCTTTCAGACCTAATTGCTACATAAGCAGGCACTGGAAGATCCACTCCTGTCCTCTTGTTCAAACAAACTCCTCCTCCAAAGCCAGCAGAAAAAAGCCTTGCAAAATCaactttctccctttttcagaGCTCTCCCAGACTCCTCAAGATGCATGCAGTGTCCATGTGCTGCTCCAAGCTGCAAGTAGTGGCCACAGCATCCTACTGCACGCTGGGAGCCGCTCTGCCCATATCGTTGGGAAGGAGCTCCATCTGCCGAGCCAGTGGCCCAGGCTGAAAGCCAGGGACCATTGCCAGACTGCCTCAGGGCTGTGGCGTGACCGGTCATCAGGCACCTCCTGGGTAACACCGAGCTCATCAGACCCTATTTACCAGGATCAGTGCTCATGAGGAGCTCCAGGGGTGTTTTGAGGTGCCTTCCTCTCAAACAAACTGAGCAAGGAGGGATAAGCAAAGTGCAGGTGAGGGGAGAAAAGGTCCTTCCGCGCTACAGCTGCAATCACGTAAGCAGGCTGGGGGACAgtggaaatacaggaaaagggggaaaaaagggtgcTGTCATCTCAATCTGCTTTTAATGAAGTCAGTAGGCTGAGCTCATGCCAGGTGAAGGAATAAGCCAGGAAGTCACCTGGGTCTCAGCTAGGCTTTCTCCCACTTAGTCCCAGGCTCAGCTGGCAGCTCTTCTTGGAGAATAAGCTCCTGAGAGCTGCCTGCAGTAGCAGAGAGATGAAGAGGCTCAATTCTTGAAGGCTTTCCTTGAAGGGGAACTGCTCTAGTTTGCTATTTTCTCATGACAATGAGTCAGAGACCTACCAtaagggcagggctgggcaggtcCTTGAGGGATGTTTCAGGCTCTGCATGGGTTAAGCCACCAGCCTGCCAGGGTGAGGGGTCCTGGGAAATGCATTTCATGCCTGCCCCTGCGGGACTTCTTGTGGCACTTACACACCCACAATGGGAGATGAGGCTCTCAGGCAGGCTGAGTGCATCTGCTCTGGGCTCCCCATGGTctccttctgctgctcacaTGGGAGCAGGTCTGCAAGGACTCATCTAAGCCCAGGCATCTCTGCAGCTGTTGCTGTATCCCAGACCAGCTTCACTTCCCAGCCATGGGAGCCTTTTGGGAtgtaaaaatttgtttttccttctgcatcccTTCTTGGAGATACAGGATCTTTACTGTAGTTATTTTCCTAAACATCTGATGGCATTTGATCTCTGTGAACAAAGGTTCCAATGCAAAGAAAACCTGACAAAGATCAGGGAGCTGAAAAGAAAGCCAACAAGCATTTCCACCTTGCCCAAAAGATGTTATTACCTTTGGAGAGAGGAGAATTTCACCTCTAAAATACTGAACAAACTCCCCAGAACCTCAGTCCTCCTCATTGGGCAGACACGGTTTGAATTTTGCCATTTCTGTTCTGGGATAACATTAAAAGGGTAAAGGATTGAGCTCAGATTTTAAGCCACTTCCTCATGTCCCCAGTGTCACAAAGCACTGTGATGGCTCCAAGGCTGGGGTGAAAGCGTAGCAGATGCCTGTGTTGTCCCTGAGCATCCCACAGGTTTAGGGCTAGTGAAATATTTGCCTCCActtgctctcccagctgctgtgtgcaggaaaGAAGTGCCTCCCTGTCCCACATCGGACAGGGCTGCAGTTGTTGTGTGGTGAGTGACCCCTGTGTGTGAAGGTGTGGTGGCCTTCCATCACCATCAAGTGATGAAGTTTCACTTGATCATCACTTCAGTCTGATTAAATGCACCATGAGCTGCAACATGAGGAAGAGCAATGCACCCATCAAACTGATGATGGAGACAAGAGCAAGGCTGCTCCATGGGACTTGGGTTGGCAAGGACTAACTGACATGGAAATTACGTGACCAAGAGCCAGAAATTACAGGAATCTCCTGCTCCATGTGCGACAggccacagctggaaaatagCTTGCTCTCTCCTAGGGACAtcccaggaaaagctgtgaaaacaaTTTGAAGAAAGTATCCCTATGCATGAAGCTTTGCCATTCCCTAAGAGAGCCAATGCAGTGGGGAAGAATAGGCTCTAGGACTACAGAGCAATTTTATATGCAAATACTTTCTTGCatatataaagaaataaggCCAAAGTGGTGGCCTAAAAATCTCAATGGCTGATGTTCAACTGATTCTTTTTGGTCTGTGCTGACAGGTTGCTTTTAGATTGACCACTTTTCTCCAGGGCTTAAATAGGGCATTGGTTTCTGGTGTGGGCTCTCCTCAGTGTGGTGCCAAGGAGATGCAGTGAACagtgtttgtattttcagtCCCAGCCCAGTAGCAGAGCATTTAACatctgcacttttaaaaattaaaaatgcttgtAATTTATCACAACTTGATCTGTTCCCatggggaaaaaccccacagtaaTCACAAAGAAACCAGCTGGTATTTTTCTTAAGCACAGTGCTACAGTAAGACAAGAGCAACCTCACCAGGGCAAGAATTTACCCCAGCCTTCCCCTTTGTTTAGTTGTAGAATATCCCTTGCTATATCCACATCTGGTTTGAAGCCCAATTCCCTCTCTGACAGTGGGAAAGCTGGGAGCTGCATCATCTCAGGGCTGTGCAAAGAGGGAGCTGCACCATTGCAAGGCTCTGACCTGCATGGATCCCAATACTGCACTGTTTCAATGTGACAGCTTGGCCACTGAaaggagcagctgccagcccttcAGCTGACTCCTGGTCTCCTGGGCAAAGCTGGGAGATGTGACACTGGTGCCATGCAGGACTGGACCCCAAAACTGAAAGTGAAGCCACCATTTTTTATGTGTTCTTATGCAAAAGACTTAATGGTTTATTCAGGTGAGAATGACCTCAGCGAACATATGGGACAGACAAGAGCTGAGAGGATGTGGCTGAATGGGAACATCTTGCTAGCAAAATTGTAACTCACttgccctgctgctgtttcacatGTTggcctttgctgcttttccttcaggagGGATGTGAGGTTtcctccctgtgcagagcccaAACTGATGCATGAAAAGCCAAATTCAACCTGAGCAACCCTCAGGATGACAAATAGGATAAACCCACAGCAGGAGCCTGCTCCCCATCCAGGAGATCAACTTCCCCTTCCATCACCTTCCGGCTCTAGGACAACTACAGCTGGTTTGGGAGGTCTTATCTCTGCCATGAGCTATAACGCTGGCTAAAATCGGGGATAATTCTCTCTAAAGAGAAAACGACCctgtgacagcacagccaagtgCAAGGTTTCAGCAGACGCATCCCACACCCCTCCGGGCACTCCTGCTGAACTTTGCCTTTTCTTGCCAGGCCAGCCCTGCATCCCCCTGCGTTCCCAGCCCTGGCAAAGGCAGCGGGCCAGCCTGCTTAGCATGCGTCTGTCATTGCTGGGAGCAATCGCTGCTGCTAAGGAGCCGAGCCCGGCGGCTGCGAGCATCTCGGTCCAGCGTCCCCCCCACCCTGGCTCGTCATATGATTTCTCCTAAGGGACAACTGCTGAGCGGACTGTGTCTCCAAGCTGATCCTTTGCTGATAAGCCAGCTGCCAAGCCTCCAGTGCTGAGACAAAGGagtttttctcttcccagcaggtttttctgctgtgaatgACAGAGAAAGGGGTAAAAGTGAGCTGTTTGGCACTCCTCGTGGGCGAGAGGCTTTGGGGGCTCTTTCTCCCCCGCTGTGCTGGCAGACCATGGAGCTTTTCAGGCTGAGCCTGGGCTGCATTTGCCTCCTTCCTTGGCTTGAGGGTAAGTTTCTCCTCCTTTGGGGTAGCTGTAAATTGGGAAGAGAACTGCCTCTCAGGTTTTAACCTGCTTTCCTGCTGAAGTGTTGTTTGGGCTGCAAAG encodes:
- the LOC104686549 gene encoding myogenesis-regulating glycosidase-like; protein product: MDSQITHRSGKHGNVPKGDAKERPLPENVTLVKQKPSKELRPMLGAILLGLILFIAAVVAWCYYTVSLRKAERLKTELMDLRADGFIIRNQHGEVVFRLAFRSGSLDLESCSKEGEILSCSRSSRGPLNFFIQTVKPKDTVMCYRVRWEELEAGPAVEHTMFWEDAHWYGGSEMSTQHWPIRLAGYQEPVPYVTSDVYSFRDSFGGILERYWLSSKAAAIKINDSVPFHLGFNATERTLFFQARYKDSPYKPPLGQQPFPELSYRVCVGSDVTSIHKYMVRRYFNKPSKIPAENAFRYPIWSTWALYKKDIDQDKVLNFARDIKKYHFNCSHIEIDDMYTQAYGDFDFDPVKFPNVTEMFAKLREDGFKVTLWTHPFINYNSSNFGVGIERQLFIKEPSGRLPAMVEWWNGIGAILDFTNPAARDWFQSHLRQLRHKYGISSFKFDAGETSYLPKQFSTFRPLSDPSIWSRRYTEMAIPFYELAEVRVGYQSQNISCFFRIIDRDSVWGYELGLKSLIPTVLTISMLGYPFVLPDMIGGNFLPDKTERAVEIPDRELYVRWLELSAFMPSMQFSIPPWLYDKEVVEIAQKFTELHESLVAPLLLELAGEVTDTGDPIIRPIWWISPRDEATHRIDSQFLIGDTLMVAPVLEMGKQERDVYLPAGKWRSYKGELFEKTPVLLTDYPVDLDEVAYFLWAS